The following coding sequences lie in one Anaeromusa acidaminophila DSM 3853 genomic window:
- a CDS encoding zinc ribbon domain-containing protein — MFCNKCGNKLSEDASFCHKCGVKVNLQKDLQDMGKTAKHDVVGRQTNEGAYCPKCKSRKLQVLIESKVEGKGGGYGTGKGCLGWLLFGPLGLLLGIFGNGTKITTTNETFFICMDCSNKFREAKELMEEKSRISGWSFISAPFAIVFGIIALFYGLIFPGLILVALGGLAVFGGFSDKKASEEIQSKKYDAEVYKEKKRKRV; from the coding sequence ATGTTTTGCAATAAGTGCGGGAATAAACTAAGCGAAGATGCAAGTTTTTGCCACAAATGTGGTGTGAAGGTGAATCTTCAGAAAGACCTGCAAGATATGGGGAAAACTGCAAAACATGATGTTGTAGGACGGCAAACGAATGAGGGTGCATATTGTCCAAAATGTAAGTCTCGAAAATTGCAAGTTCTTATTGAAAGCAAGGTCGAGGGAAAAGGCGGTGGATATGGGACGGGAAAAGGGTGCTTAGGGTGGTTGTTATTTGGTCCGCTAGGTCTCTTGCTCGGCATTTTTGGAAATGGAACTAAAATAACGACAACAAATGAAACATTTTTTATTTGTATGGATTGCAGTAATAAATTCAGAGAGGCAAAAGAGTTAATGGAAGAAAAATCCCGAATAAGTGGATGGTCTTTTATTTCTGCTCCATTTGCTATAGTTTTTGGTATCATTGCGCTATTTTACGGACTGATTTTTCCGGGGCTGATTCTTGTTGCATTAGGTGGGCTTGCTGTATTTGGTGGCTTTAGTGACAAAAAAGCAAGTGAAGAAATACAAAGTAAGAAATATGATGCAGAAGTCTATAAAGAGAAAAAAAGAAAAAGAGTTTAA